Part of the Candidatus Dadabacteria bacterium genome is shown below.
GACGAGCGGGGCATGCTCGGCGAGAATGGGTAAGATGGCCGAGGAACAACTTCACAGCGTGGTGGTATGGGCGGTCATTGCCGCAGCCGTCCTGACGTTTCCGTATCTGCTCCGTAAAACCGCGCCCTATGGCCGTCATTACGCAGGTGCAGGCTGGGGGCCGCACATTTCCAGCAGGCTTGGCTGGATTATAATGGAACTGCCGGCAGTTGTCGTCTTCCTCGCCGTCTACTTCAACGGGAAGGCCGCATACCAAATCGTGCCGCTGCTCTTTCTAGTCATGTGGCAGAGCCACTATCTGAACCGGACGTTCATTTACCCGTTTCGGATCCGGCAGAGGGGGCGGAAGACGCCGTTGCTGGTGGTCGGGTCAGGTTTTTTCTTCAATGTGATTAACGCCTACGTCAATGCCCGATTCATTTCGGAATTCGGCGAGTACGCCATTGAATGGCTTGTTGACCCTCGTTTCCTGATCGGCGTCGGGATTTTTCTAGGCGGGATTGCTCTCAACCTCCACGCCGATAATATCCTCATTCGTCTACGCAGACCGGGTGAGACCGGTTACGTAGTTCCGGAGGGTGGAGGGTTTCGCCTTGTCTCGTGTCCGAATTATCTAGGCGAAATCCTCGAGTGGGCCGGCTGGGCACTCGCGACGTGGTCGTTGAGCGGCCTTGCCTTCTTGCTGTTCACCTCTGCCAATCTCGTTCCCAGAGCACGCAGCAACCATCGATGGTATGTAAAAACTTTCAGGGGTTATCCGCCGCGCCGCAAGGCTCTGATACCGGGCATTTATTGATTGACAGGCGTAAGGAGTACCAATGATTGAAATGACCGATCGAGCCTTTGGGCCGCATGGCCCCGTCCTTGTCACCGGGGGGAATGGATACATTGGGTCATGGCTGGTCAAGAGACTCCTCGAACTTGGTCACGACGTACACGCGACGGTCCGTGATCTGACTGATCCGAAGGAGACCTCGCATCTCGAGGCTATTGCCACGGATTTGCCTGGCTCCTTATCGCTCTATGGGGCCGAGTTGTTGGACCCGGCGGGATTCGACTGCGCGATGGTTGGATGCGAGGTGGTTTTCCACACTGCGTCCCCGACCATTGGCCGGGGAGTCAGGGATCCCATGCGTGTTCTCATCGAGCCTGCAACCTGCGGGACTCGGAATGTCCTCGAAGCGGTTAACCGATGCCTGTCGGTACGCCGGGTGGTCTTGACCTCCAGCGTCTCCGCTATCTACGGAGACGCCATTGAGATGGCCGAAACGGAGGAGAGATGTTTCAACGAGAACCACTGGAACGAGACCAGCACCGAAAGCCACCAGCCGTATTCATACTCGAAGGTGCTCGCCGAACGGCTGGCGTGGGAGATCGCAGGGTCACAGGATCGCTGGGACTTGGTCGTTGTCAACCCGGGTCTTGTCCTCGGGCCTGCGCTAAGTCCCCACGCGACTTCCGAAAGTGTACGAATCATCCGCGACTTCGGCACTGGCTTCTACCGGCTAGGCGTGCCGAAGGGGGAGTTGGGGATCGTCGACGTGCGGGATGTGGCGGACGCGCATATACAGGCGGCCATGAAGGCAGAGTCCACCGGGCGGTACATCCTCGTCGCTGAGACACTGAGCTTGCAGGAAATCGCCGCGATTCTCCGCGGCCATTTCGGTGGCGGCTTTCCGTTCCCGCGTCGCGTGTTGCCGAACTTTGTCGCGGTGTTGCTCGCTCCGCTGGCGGGACTCAAGCGTGCCGAGGTCCGGCGAAACGTCGGCTACCCGCTCAGATTCGACAATCGGCGTGCGACGACTCATTTGGGAATGAAATTCCGACCCGCTTCAGTGGCAATAGTGGATCACTTCCAACAGCTTATCGACGATGATCTGGTGGGGTCACGGCGAAAGTCCCAAGCGAAGAGAAAAGCATGACGGCTTGCCCGGATCTCCCTGGGTGTCGGGGTATGTATTGCACGCTGTTGACACGTGACTTCCTCTTGGCCGCGGTGCGGTGGCTCTGCCCTTCGCGCAACTTTGACCACTTAGTTCTGCCTAGGGCTGTCTGCCCACGCATGGCAGTTGCTTTCGGGTCAGATTTTCGAGAAATCGGCTATCATGAAGAACAGATCTTTTATTTCGTTGAGCAAAGCGAGGCGGTTGTCTCTAATTTTCTGGTTTTTGTCCATTACCATCACGGCGTCAAAAAAACGGTCTATGGGGCCCGCAAGTGTTTTTATGGACTCAAGGGAACTCAGGTAATCGCCTTGCCCGGCGGCTTTTCTGGGGTCAGCCAGTTTTCTTAAGACCGCGGTCTGTGTTTTTGTAAAGGCTTTATGAAGATCCTTTTCCTCCTTCTGCTTGAACAGTTTTTTGTTAAGCGGTGAAGAAGGCTTGGTTTTCGCTATGTTGAAAACTCTCTTAAAGCCCGTCGCAAGTGCCTCGAAATCTTTGCGTTTCGCAAATTTCCCAAGCGCGTTTATTCTGTGGTAGGCGTCAAGGGGGTTGTCAAAACCAGCCGAGATAACAGATTCAACGACGTTTCTCTCGTAGCCCGACTCCGTCATAAGGTTTCGGAACCTCTCGGAGAAAAATGCGAGAATATATTCTCTGAGCTTTTCCTCGGATAGTTTGCCACCGCGAGCTTTCTGTGCGTCCATGGAATCGAATACGAGATTGATATTGCGTTCCAAGATCGCTGAGAGAGAGATGCCAAACTTTTTATCTATGGCGATTCTTATTATTCCAAGGGTCTGTCTTCTCAGCGCGTAGGGATCGGAAGACCCGGTAGGCGCAAGATCCGCGATAAAGCACGAGCAGATATTATCCATTTTGTCCACGATGCTTAGAAGCGCTCCGGTTTTCGTTTGAGGAAGTTCACCGGTTCTTGTAAGCGGCAAGTATTGCTCCTCGATTGCGTTTGCTACGGCTTTTTTCTCCTTGGAGGTAAGCGAGTAGTACTTGCCCATGACACCCTGAAGTTCAGCGAATTCAAAGACCATCTGGGTCGCGAGGTCCGACTTTGAGAGTTCGGCGGCCCTCTCAAGGTCCGGGTTGCTGAAGATGTCGGCGGCAAGCGTCCTCATCCGCTCGACTTTTTCCCTGTAGTTTCCTATATCCGACAGGAACACCATGCTCTCAAGATCTTCTGTGTAGTCGCTTAGGTTTTTTTTCGTATCTTCGGAGAAAAAGAATTCGGCGTCGTTAAGTCTTGCCCTTATTACCCGCTCGTTCCCGCGTATAATCACCTTTTTGTTTCTGACAGGGGTTCCGCAGGCAAAGATGAAACAGGGAAGCAGCTTCCCGGTCTTTTTCGAGTAGACGGGGAAATATTTCTGGTGGTTTTTCATCACGCTTATGAGTACTTCCTCGGGCAAACGCAGGTATTTCTTCTCAAACTCTCCCACAAGAACCGTAGGATGTTCCACCAGATTCACCACGGTCTCAAGCAGTTCAGGATCCTCCTTTACGGTCCCGCCTATCTTTTTCGCCGCCGCATCTGTGTCCCTTTTTATGATTTCCTTTCTTCTCTCGGGGTCAGCTACTACGTTATTTTTCTCGAGGGCTTTTAGGTAATTTCCCCAGGAGGTCACTAGAAACGGCTTCGGGGAAGTGAACCTGTGACCGAAGCTTTGGTCCGAACTTCTGATGTTTTCAACGCTGAATCTTATGGGCTTATTGTCGTAGATTGCCGCTATCCATCTTATGGGTCTTGCGAAGGTCAGTTTTCCGCTGCCCCATCTCATTGATTTGCGGAAGGGAATCGATGAGATCACTTCAGGAAGAATCTCTTTTAGGACGGATGAAGTTTTTCTCCCTTTTACCGTTCTTCTTACGCAGAGAAATTCCCCGTTATCCCTTTTCGCGATAACGAGTTTCTCGACACCGACTTTCTGAGATCTCGCAAAACCCACCGCGGCCTTGGTGGGCTTTCCGTTTTCGTCAAACGCTATGCGTTTGGGAGGTCCGAAGTTCTCAGTCGTGCGGTCTTTCTGTTTTCTTTCAAGTCCGCTTACCCTTGCCGAAAGTCTTCTCGGGGTGTAAAGGATTTCCATTTCCTCGAACTCAACACCCTTGTCGCGAAGTTCTCCGCTTAGGATGTTGCCCAGATCCTCCCGGGCTTTTTCAAGGAAAAGAGCAGGTATTTCTTCCGTTCCGATTTCCAGTATTAGTTCTTTTTCCATGGGTTGTTTTTCAGAAGAGGAAATCCTAGGTTTTCTCTGGTCTGCAGATACGAGGTTGCGCACAGGTTCGCAAGCGCTCTTACCCTTGCTATGTATGATGCCCGCTCCGCTACCCCTATTGCCCCTCTTGCGTCAAGAAGGTTGAAGGTGTGCGAACTTTTAAGACAGTATTCATAAGCGGGAAGAGGAAGCTGTTTTTCGATAAGAGACTTGCATTCCTGCTCATACATGTTGAACAGGTCACTTAGCATCGCGGGGTCGGATTCCTCGAAGTTGTATTTTGAGAACTGGACTTCGCTTTGGTGGTGAATCTCTCCGTACGTTATTCCCTTCGTCCATTCAAGATCGTAAACGCTTTCCACTTCCTGCAGATACATAGCTATTCTTTCGGTTCCGTAGGTGATTTCTGCGGATATCGGGTCAAGGTCTATACCGCCTGCCTGCTGAAAATAGGTGAACTGCGTTATTTCCATGCCGTCAAGCCACACCTCCCATCCCAGTCCCCACGCTCCGAGCGTCGGGGATTCCCAGTCGTCCTCAACGAACCTTATGTCGTGCTCAAGCGGATTTATTCCGAATGACTTTAGACTGTCTAGGAAAAGTTCCTGAATATCGTCGGGAGAAGGCTTTATTATCACCTGGAACTGATAGTAGTGCTGAAGCCTGTTGGGATTATCTCCGTATCTTCCGTCGGTCGGTCTCCTTGAAGGTTCGACATATGCTACATGCCAGGGCTCGGGGCCGAGGCACCGCAGGAAAGTG
Proteins encoded:
- a CDS encoding NAD-dependent epimerase/dehydratase family protein, which gives rise to MTDRAFGPHGPVLVTGGNGYIGSWLVKRLLELGHDVHATVRDLTDPKETSHLEAIATDLPGSLSLYGAELLDPAGFDCAMVGCEVVFHTASPTIGRGVRDPMRVLIEPATCGTRNVLEAVNRCLSVRRVVLTSSVSAIYGDAIEMAETEERCFNENHWNETSTESHQPYSYSKVLAERLAWEIAGSQDRWDLVVVNPGLVLGPALSPHATSESVRIIRDFGTGFYRLGVPKGELGIVDVRDVADAHIQAAMKAESTGRYILVAETLSLQEIAAILRGHFGGGFPFPRRVLPNFVAVLLAPLAGLKRAEVRRNVGYPLRFDNRRATTHLGMKFRPASVAIVDHFQQLIDDDLVGSRRKSQAKRKA
- the glyQ gene encoding glycine--tRNA ligase subunit alpha — protein: MTYQELILALQDYWSSKGCLVVQPYDIEKGAGTFHPATFLRCLGPEPWHVAYVEPSRRPTDGRYGDNPNRLQHYYQFQVIIKPSPDDIQELFLDSLKSFGINPLEHDIRFVEDDWESPTLGAWGLGWEVWLDGMEITQFTYFQQAGGIDLDPISAEITYGTERIAMYLQEVESVYDLEWTKGITYGEIHHQSEVQFSKYNFEESDPAMLSDLFNMYEQECKSLIEKQLPLPAYEYCLKSSHTFNLLDARGAIGVAERASYIARVRALANLCATSYLQTRENLGFPLLKNNPWKKN
- a CDS encoding glycine--tRNA ligase subunit beta, whose translation is MEKELILEIGTEEIPALFLEKAREDLGNILSGELRDKGVEFEEMEILYTPRRLSARVSGLERKQKDRTTENFGPPKRIAFDENGKPTKAAVGFARSQKVGVEKLVIAKRDNGEFLCVRRTVKGRKTSSVLKEILPEVISSIPFRKSMRWGSGKLTFARPIRWIAAIYDNKPIRFSVENIRSSDQSFGHRFTSPKPFLVTSWGNYLKALEKNNVVADPERRKEIIKRDTDAAAKKIGGTVKEDPELLETVVNLVEHPTVLVGEFEKKYLRLPEEVLISVMKNHQKYFPVYSKKTGKLLPCFIFACGTPVRNKKVIIRGNERVIRARLNDAEFFFSEDTKKNLSDYTEDLESMVFLSDIGNYREKVERMRTLAADIFSNPDLERAAELSKSDLATQMVFEFAELQGVMGKYYSLTSKEKKAVANAIEEQYLPLTRTGELPQTKTGALLSIVDKMDNICSCFIADLAPTGSSDPYALRRQTLGIIRIAIDKKFGISLSAILERNINLVFDSMDAQKARGGKLSEEKLREYILAFFSERFRNLMTESGYERNVVESVISAGFDNPLDAYHRINALGKFAKRKDFEALATGFKRVFNIAKTKPSSPLNKKLFKQKEEKDLHKAFTKTQTAVLRKLADPRKAAGQGDYLSSLESIKTLAGPIDRFFDAVMVMDKNQKIRDNRLALLNEIKDLFFMIADFSKI
- a CDS encoding DUF1295 domain-containing protein is translated as MAEEQLHSVVVWAVIAAAVLTFPYLLRKTAPYGRHYAGAGWGPHISSRLGWIIMELPAVVVFLAVYFNGKAAYQIVPLLFLVMWQSHYLNRTFIYPFRIRQRGRKTPLLVVGSGFFFNVINAYVNARFISEFGEYAIEWLVDPRFLIGVGIFLGGIALNLHADNILIRLRRPGETGYVVPEGGGFRLVSCPNYLGEILEWAGWALATWSLSGLAFLLFTSANLVPRARSNHRWYVKTFRGYPPRRKALIPGIY